One Parasphingorhabdus cellanae genomic region harbors:
- a CDS encoding DUF4349 domain-containing protein — MRKTIFTTLTAAAMLGLAACSGVDEAAVQYDMAEADITQSAADGAMQAEPAAAMSPPQEGAENSTEIPVSKPQIAYKYDYGFRLPSAEIPTAQQAHIALCNQMPDNGCRVLNMSNSGGEGEYGTGNLHLEVAAPKAPAFGERLAEAVDQSGGSQISATIAGEDLSKKIVDTEARLRSRVLLSQRLTELLRTRKGTVAELVEAERAVTDVNEEIDQARSWLKEMRGRVAYSTVIINYYSSAPGSGSFSGPIRESFNDISSMLGYSIGALITLIAVTLPWILLLALAIYLRRRFKGADRTFWGHKIKQDSPAED; from the coding sequence ATGCGCAAGACTATATTCACAACATTGACGGCCGCAGCGATGCTCGGCCTCGCGGCGTGCAGCGGGGTCGATGAAGCGGCAGTGCAATATGATATGGCCGAGGCGGACATCACGCAATCCGCCGCTGATGGCGCGATGCAGGCGGAACCTGCTGCTGCCATGTCGCCACCGCAAGAAGGCGCCGAGAACAGCACCGAAATTCCGGTCAGCAAGCCCCAGATCGCCTATAAATATGACTATGGTTTCCGCTTGCCCTCCGCCGAAATTCCCACAGCGCAGCAGGCCCATATCGCCCTGTGCAACCAGATGCCCGACAATGGCTGCCGCGTGCTCAACATGTCCAATAGCGGCGGCGAAGGGGAATATGGCACCGGCAACCTCCATCTCGAAGTCGCGGCGCCCAAGGCCCCTGCTTTTGGCGAGCGGCTGGCCGAAGCAGTCGATCAAAGCGGCGGCAGCCAGATTTCCGCGACCATTGCCGGCGAAGACCTGTCCAAGAAAATCGTCGATACCGAAGCCCGCCTGCGCAGCCGGGTGCTGTTGTCCCAGCGGCTGACCGAATTGCTGCGCACACGCAAGGGCACGGTTGCGGAGCTGGTCGAGGCCGAACGCGCCGTGACCGATGTCAATGAAGAGATTGACCAGGCGCGCAGCTGGCTAAAGGAAATGCGCGGGCGCGTGGCCTATAGCACGGTCATCATCAACTATTATTCCAGCGCGCCGGGCTCCGGCAGCTTCTCCGGACCCATTCGCGAGTCATTTAACGACATATCATCGATGCTCGGCTATTCCATCGGGGCGCTGATCACGCTGATTGCGGTCACATTGCCGTGGATATTGCTGCTTGCGCTCGCCATCTATCTGCGCCGCCGGTTCAAGGGCGCAGATCGCACCTTTTGGGGCCATAAAATCAAACAAGATTCCCCAGCAGAGGACTGA
- the purC gene encoding phosphoribosylaminoimidazolesuccinocarboxamide synthase, producing MSRRRQIYEGKAKILYEGPEPGTIIQYFKDDATAFNAEKKGTISGKGVINNRVSEHIFTLLGHIGIPSHFIRRLNMREQLVKQVEIVPIEVIVRNVAAGSLSKRLGIEEGTPLPHTLLEYCYKDDALGDPLVAEEHIACFGWATQEEMQDISAMAIRINDFMAGMFAGIGIKLVDFKLEFGRLFDGDFSRIILADEISPDGCRLWDIETNEKLDKDRFRRDLGGEAEAYQEVARRMGLFPEGGLSEVLDLDSERKKRGK from the coding sequence ATGTCCCGTCGTCGCCAAATTTACGAAGGCAAGGCCAAGATCCTCTATGAAGGACCCGAGCCCGGCACGATCATCCAATATTTCAAGGATGATGCGACCGCTTTCAATGCCGAGAAAAAGGGCACGATCAGCGGCAAGGGCGTGATCAACAACCGGGTGAGCGAGCATATTTTTACCCTGCTCGGCCATATCGGCATACCCAGCCATTTCATCCGCCGCCTCAACATGCGCGAACAATTGGTCAAACAGGTCGAGATTGTCCCGATTGAAGTCATCGTCCGCAACGTCGCCGCGGGATCCTTAAGCAAACGTCTGGGCATTGAGGAAGGCACGCCGCTGCCGCACACCTTGCTCGAATATTGCTACAAGGATGATGCGCTGGGCGATCCCCTGGTGGCGGAAGAACATATTGCCTGTTTCGGCTGGGCCACGCAGGAGGAAATGCAGGATATTTCCGCGATGGCGATCCGCATTAACGATTTCATGGCCGGAATGTTTGCCGGAATCGGCATAAAATTGGTCGATTTCAAGCTGGAATTTGGCCGACTTTTTGACGGCGATTTTTCTCGCATCATATTGGCCGACGAAATCAGCCCGGATGGCTGCCGGCTGTGGGATATCGAGACCAATGAGAAGCTCGACAAGGACCGGTTCCGCCGCGACTTGGGCGGAGAAGCCGAAGCATATCAAGAAGTTGCCCGGCGCATGGGGTTATTCCCCGAAGGCGGCCTCAGCGAAGTACTCGATCTTGATAGTGAACGGAAAAAGCGCGGAAAGTAA
- the parC gene encoding DNA topoisomerase IV subunit A: MSDVTDAPGAEPEDEFDAIVDAPFDAALSERYLIYAMSTITARSLPDLRDGLKPVHRRLLWAMRLLKLDPAQGYKKCARVVGDVIGKYHPHGDQSVYDAMVRLAQSFAMRYPLVDGQGNFGNIDGDNAAAYRYTEARLTRTAIELMHGLDEGTVDFKPTYNGEDEEPEIMPGLFPNLLANGASGIAVGMATSIPSHNVHEIIDAATLLIDSPKAEHVEIMAIIKGPDLPTGGTLVDPKSVIDAAYESGRGAMRVRAKWEKEDAEGRGAWQIVVTEIPYQVQKGKLIEQIAQIIADKKLPILADIRDESDEDVRIVLEPKSRAVDPGDLMNALFRMSDLENRFSLNMNVLDKDRTPKVMGITEVLKQWIVHQIEVLVRRSRHRMDKIDARLELLEGYIIAYLNLDRVIEIIRNNDEPKPMLMEEFKLNDRQAEAILNMRLRSLRKLEEMELRSERDKLLEEREGLEKLIDSPARQKTRLKKDLAAMRKLYAEDTALGARRTMLEEAAPAREISLEAFIEKEPVTVIMSQRGWIKAMKGHADLSAPESFKFKEGDGPKFAFHAQTTDKLLMCCDNGRFYTLGADKLPGARGFGEPVASMVDMDPGTEPIAMMAADMAGKLLIASTWGRGFITHIKDVVAETKKGRQVVNLKGDAKLLVVRPVPEGADHIAAIGENRKLVVFALSEMPEMAKGQGVMLQRYKDGGLSDATVFKLEEGLSWAMGGDTGRTRTEHDLTMWRVARGAAGRLPPTGFPKTGKFD, translated from the coding sequence ATGAGTGATGTTACCGATGCGCCTGGCGCTGAACCTGAAGATGAATTTGACGCGATTGTGGATGCGCCTTTTGATGCGGCGCTGTCTGAGCGCTACCTGATCTATGCGATGTCGACGATTACCGCGCGGTCGCTGCCCGATCTGCGCGATGGGCTGAAGCCCGTGCATCGCCGCCTGCTCTGGGCGATGCGGCTGCTGAAACTCGATCCGGCGCAAGGCTATAAGAAATGCGCGCGCGTGGTCGGGGACGTCATCGGTAAATATCATCCCCATGGCGACCAGTCGGTCTATGACGCGATGGTCCGTCTCGCGCAGAGTTTTGCGATGCGCTATCCTTTGGTCGACGGGCAGGGCAATTTCGGTAATATCGACGGCGATAATGCCGCGGCCTATCGCTATACCGAGGCGCGCCTGACCCGCACGGCGATCGAGCTGATGCATGGCCTCGACGAAGGCACGGTGGATTTCAAGCCCACTTATAATGGCGAAGATGAAGAACCGGAAATCATGCCGGGCCTGTTTCCCAATTTGCTCGCCAATGGCGCAAGCGGGATCGCGGTCGGCATGGCGACCAGCATCCCGTCGCACAATGTTCATGAAATTATCGATGCCGCGACCTTGCTGATTGATAGCCCCAAGGCGGAACATGTCGAAATTATGGCGATCATAAAGGGGCCTGATCTTCCCACTGGCGGCACGCTGGTTGATCCGAAATCGGTCATTGATGCGGCTTATGAAAGCGGTCGCGGCGCGATGCGTGTGCGGGCGAAATGGGAAAAGGAAGATGCTGAAGGGCGCGGCGCGTGGCAGATTGTCGTCACTGAAATTCCTTATCAGGTCCAAAAGGGCAAGTTGATTGAGCAGATTGCCCAGATTATTGCGGATAAAAAGCTGCCCATATTGGCAGATATCCGTGACGAATCCGATGAAGACGTGCGTATCGTGCTCGAACCGAAAAGCCGCGCGGTCGACCCCGGTGACCTGATGAACGCCTTGTTCCGGATGAGTGATCTGGAAAATCGTTTCTCGCTCAACATGAATGTGCTCGACAAGGACCGCACGCCCAAGGTCATGGGCATAACCGAAGTCCTGAAACAATGGATTGTCCATCAGATCGAAGTTCTGGTGCGCCGTTCGCGCCACCGCATGGATAAGATTGATGCGCGGCTGGAGCTGCTGGAAGGCTATATCATCGCCTATCTTAATCTCGACCGCGTGATCGAGATTATCCGCAATAATGACGAGCCGAAACCAATGCTGATGGAGGAGTTCAAGCTTAACGACCGTCAGGCAGAGGCGATCCTCAACATGCGGTTGCGGTCGTTGCGCAAGCTTGAAGAAATGGAGCTGCGCAGTGAGCGCGACAAGTTGCTCGAAGAACGCGAGGGTCTGGAAAAGCTGATCGACAGCCCGGCGCGGCAGAAGACACGGCTCAAAAAAGATCTTGCCGCGATGCGCAAACTCTATGCCGAGGATACCGCGCTGGGTGCGCGCCGCACGATGCTGGAAGAAGCAGCGCCTGCGCGCGAAATTTCGCTAGAAGCGTTTATCGAGAAAGAGCCAGTCACTGTGATCATGTCGCAGCGCGGCTGGATCAAGGCGATGAAGGGGCATGCGGATCTCAGCGCGCCCGAAAGCTTCAAGTTTAAGGAAGGCGACGGCCCGAAGTTTGCATTCCATGCACAGACGACCGACAAGTTGCTGATGTGCTGTGACAATGGCCGGTTTTACACATTGGGCGCGGACAAATTGCCTGGAGCCCGAGGCTTTGGCGAGCCGGTGGCCTCGATGGTCGATATGGATCCGGGCACCGAGCCGATTGCGATGATGGCGGCGGATATGGCCGGCAAGCTGCTCATCGCCTCCACCTGGGGCCGCGGTTTCATCACCCATATCAAAGATGTGGTCGCCGAGACTAAGAAGGGACGGCAAGTCGTTAACCTGAAAGGCGATGCGAAATTGCTGGTGGTACGGCCAGTGCCAGAGGGCGCAGATCATATCGCGGCGATTGGCGAGAACCGGAAACTGGTGGTCTTTGCGCTGTCCGAAATGCCGGAAATGGCCAAGGGACAGGGCGTTATGCTGCAACGTTATAAAGACGGCGGACTATCTGACGCCACGGTGTTCAAGCTGGAAGAAGGCCTGAGCTGGGCAATGGGCGGCGATACCGGCCGCACCCGCACCGAACATGACCTGACCATGTGGCGGGTAGCCCGCGGGGCGGCTGGGCGTTTGCCGCCGACAGGTTTCCCGAAGACGGGGAAGTTTGATTGA